In the genome of Candidatus Marinarcus aquaticus, the window AAGAATTATCAAGTAACAAATATGATGTAATCTTAACAGATTGGAACATGCCCAATATGAATGGTTTAGAACTGGTTAAAAAAGTAAGAAGTGAAGGTCAACATCAAAGCATACCAATAATTATGATTACCACTGAAGGTGGTAAAAGTGAAGTTATTACTGCTTTAAAAGCAGGTGTTAACAACTATATTGTCAAACCTTTTAGTGCAGAAATACTAAAAGA includes:
- a CDS encoding response regulator, coding for MKILIVDDSSTMRRIIGNVVQQLGFTKDDFDEAEDGLKAWKELSSNKYDVILTDWNMPNMNGLELVKKVRSEGQHQSIPIIMITTEGGKSEVITALKAGVNNYIVKPFSAEILKEKLDGVLK